In Woeseia oceani, one DNA window encodes the following:
- a CDS encoding choice-of-anchor B family protein produces the protein MKFARAIPLIALLTCLSPQSAKAHGDATIPLYVAADGEDFGRCSDASEPCRSLAYALRQAGKGSQIRVAAGSYSIDDTEDLFLLISGMVNISGGYERANAFKVVGDGETVLTGVPAEYRQLLLDRGLQIVVDRKAIDGPRSADANRLMAVHQKLQKGAVSGPCIGGMTDSLPCSNVDLLAHIPLDQVSAGPAGGNDVWGFTDLNSGREYVVAGYNIGTGVFDITDPSDPVEVGFVDGQNAAWRDLKVYQHYDTVAGRWRAYAYVTTDGSSDGLFVIDMSDLPHSVRRLSYNSQFSRAHNVYGSSADFSTGIPLTENPRLIIAGSNIGSGQFRAYSLANPAAPAFVNGSSVPNTLPNTNDPSYMHDAASLLITDSRKDTQCVNATDYCELLLDFNEQNIEIWDITDSSDPRWLNPGMPQYANRGYVHSGWWSEDRQFMFVHDELDEQQSRLNTTLRVFSIADLTAPTMVGQWTGPTTAIDHNGFVRGNRYYMSNYSRGLTILDISNPAAPVTAGRLDTYPFSDQQGFVGAWGVYPFFLSGTVAVSDINSGLYLAADRSRNNSPGGMLAFSAASFSTTEGLPATLQVSRDGSATGAVSVGVEVVHATADANDYALNTTQLSWADGDSTPRSISVAAAADGVDENNEFLLVRLVRPNGGASLGNRHTAHVHISDPAAPATVRLFATEVNVGERGFGKAVVVVQRLGDTTSAISVDFAPGTATATPDVDYTGANSGSLTWAAGDGNPQWLEFDISDDGNVEGDEYFELEFGNVSGGSIAGDAVVRIGISDGTGVNNAPAAIVASSITVAENSTVTLDGSQSNDTDGDALTYAWQQISGPAVTLTSTQTASTQFTAPSVASDALLQFRLTVSDPGGLSASATVSVTVTNNSGGGSGGSGGGAAGGVLLLAAIALLRRRRTTRTDGV, from the coding sequence ATGAAATTCGCTCGTGCTATACCGCTGATTGCGTTGCTCACTTGTCTGTCGCCCCAGTCAGCAAAGGCGCACGGTGATGCCACCATTCCGCTGTACGTGGCGGCCGATGGCGAGGACTTTGGTCGTTGCAGCGATGCCAGCGAGCCCTGCCGGAGCCTCGCCTACGCGTTGCGGCAAGCCGGCAAAGGCAGCCAGATTCGGGTCGCTGCAGGCAGCTATAGCATCGACGATACCGAGGACCTGTTCCTGTTGATCAGTGGCATGGTCAATATCTCCGGCGGCTACGAGCGAGCGAACGCCTTTAAAGTTGTCGGTGACGGTGAAACCGTCCTGACCGGAGTTCCTGCAGAATACCGTCAGCTGCTGCTTGACCGGGGCCTGCAAATCGTCGTCGATCGGAAAGCCATAGACGGCCCTCGTTCAGCCGATGCCAACCGCTTGATGGCCGTACATCAGAAACTGCAGAAAGGTGCCGTCAGCGGGCCCTGCATCGGCGGTATGACGGACTCTCTGCCGTGCAGCAATGTCGATCTGCTGGCGCACATTCCGCTCGATCAGGTCAGTGCCGGCCCCGCAGGCGGTAATGATGTGTGGGGATTCACGGACCTGAACAGCGGCCGGGAATATGTCGTAGCCGGCTACAATATTGGTACCGGTGTCTTCGACATCACAGACCCCTCTGACCCGGTTGAGGTCGGCTTTGTCGATGGCCAGAACGCAGCGTGGCGCGATCTCAAGGTCTACCAACACTACGACACGGTGGCCGGGCGCTGGCGAGCATACGCTTACGTCACGACCGACGGTTCAAGTGACGGCCTGTTTGTAATCGACATGAGTGATCTGCCGCACTCGGTTCGGCGGCTCTCTTACAACAGCCAGTTTTCCCGCGCGCACAACGTGTACGGCAGCAGCGCCGATTTCAGTACCGGCATTCCGCTGACGGAGAATCCGCGACTCATCATTGCCGGCTCCAACATTGGCAGCGGCCAGTTTCGCGCTTACTCGCTGGCTAATCCGGCCGCGCCCGCGTTCGTCAATGGCAGTTCGGTACCGAACACGCTTCCCAACACCAACGACCCGAGCTACATGCACGACGCTGCCTCGTTACTGATAACGGACTCGCGCAAGGATACACAGTGCGTCAACGCCACCGACTATTGCGAACTGCTGCTCGACTTCAATGAACAGAACATTGAAATCTGGGACATCACCGACAGCAGTGATCCGCGCTGGCTGAACCCGGGCATGCCGCAATACGCCAACCGCGGTTACGTGCATTCCGGCTGGTGGAGTGAAGACCGGCAATTCATGTTCGTGCACGACGAACTGGATGAACAGCAATCCCGACTGAACACTACGCTGCGGGTGTTTTCCATTGCCGACCTGACTGCGCCGACCATGGTCGGTCAATGGACCGGTCCCACCACGGCGATCGATCACAACGGTTTCGTGCGTGGCAATCGTTACTACATGTCGAACTACAGCCGCGGCCTGACTATCCTGGATATCAGCAATCCTGCTGCACCCGTTACCGCCGGACGGCTGGACACCTATCCTTTTTCGGATCAGCAGGGCTTTGTCGGCGCGTGGGGTGTATACCCGTTTTTTCTCAGCGGCACAGTCGCAGTCAGTGACATCAACAGCGGCCTTTATCTGGCCGCCGACCGGAGCCGCAACAACTCGCCAGGCGGCATGCTCGCGTTCAGTGCCGCCTCATTCAGTACCACTGAAGGGCTGCCGGCAACGCTGCAGGTCAGCCGCGACGGCTCTGCCACAGGTGCCGTATCGGTCGGCGTCGAAGTGGTCCACGCGACTGCCGATGCAAACGACTACGCATTAAACACCACGCAATTAAGCTGGGCCGATGGCGATAGCACGCCGCGCTCGATCTCCGTCGCTGCCGCGGCCGACGGCGTGGATGAGAACAACGAATTCTTGCTGGTTCGTCTGGTGCGCCCTAACGGCGGTGCAAGCCTGGGAAACCGGCACACAGCGCATGTCCACATTAGTGACCCGGCCGCACCGGCTACCGTTCGTTTGTTTGCTACCGAGGTCAATGTCGGCGAACGCGGCTTTGGCAAAGCAGTCGTTGTGGTGCAACGACTGGGCGATACCACCAGCGCCATTAGCGTCGATTTTGCGCCTGGGACGGCTACCGCGACGCCAGACGTCGACTACACAGGCGCCAACAGCGGCTCCCTGACGTGGGCCGCAGGCGATGGCAACCCGCAATGGCTGGAGTTCGATATCAGTGACGACGGCAATGTCGAGGGTGACGAGTATTTCGAACTGGAGTTCGGCAATGTGAGCGGTGGCTCGATTGCCGGTGACGCCGTAGTGAGAATCGGCATTTCCGACGGAACCGGTGTCAACAACGCGCCGGCGGCGATCGTCGCCAGCAGCATCACCGTCGCCGAAAACTCGACCGTAACTCTGGACGGCAGTCAGTCAAATGATACTGACGGCGATGCGCTGACTTACGCCTGGCAACAGATCAGTGGACCTGCGGTCACCCTCACATCGACGCAGACAGCCAGCACTCAGTTCACTGCGCCCAGCGTCGCATCGGACGCACTGCTCCAGTTTCGATTGACCGTCAGCGACCCCGGCGGACTGTCCGCCAGCGCAACCGTCTCCGTAACAGTTACCAACAATTCCGGAGGCGGAAGCGGCGGCAGTGGCGGTGGCGCAGCAGGTGGCGTGCTACTCCTGGCCGCAATCGCACTGCTGCGTCGCCGGCGTACTACTCGAACGGATGGCGTTTGA
- a CDS encoding adenylosuccinate synthase codes for MGKNVVVIGTQWGDEGKGKIVDLLTDRAAAVARFQGGHNAGHTLVIGGKKTVLHLIPSGILREGVQCLIGNGVVLSLEALIRESEALIENGVPVYDRLKISYSCPLILPSHVSLDVAREKARGAGAIGTTGRGIGPAYEDKVSRRALKVADLFVREKFAAKLGEVLDYHNFLLKHYFRAETVDFERTLDEAMQAAEIIRPLTADVTQILQDLADSNESILFEGAQGSFLDVDHGTYPYVTSSNTVAAAASTGTGVGPRHLDYILGIVKAYTTRVGAGPFPTELFDANGAHLASVGAEFGATTGRPRRCGWFDAVALRRSIINSSVSGLCMTKLDVLDGLETIRICVGYEIDGKPVSGVPLMLDRFAECQPVYEDMPGWDESTVGVTEYEALPANARAYLEHIEELVSVPLDIISTGPDREQTIVKRHPFE; via the coding sequence ATGGGTAAAAATGTAGTCGTCATCGGAACGCAATGGGGTGACGAAGGCAAAGGCAAGATTGTCGATTTGCTGACAGATCGGGCGGCAGCTGTCGCGCGTTTTCAGGGCGGACACAATGCCGGCCACACGCTGGTCATCGGCGGCAAAAAGACCGTCCTGCACCTGATTCCCTCCGGTATCTTGCGCGAAGGTGTGCAGTGCCTGATCGGCAACGGTGTCGTGCTGTCCCTCGAAGCGTTGATTCGCGAATCGGAAGCGCTGATTGAGAACGGCGTGCCGGTCTATGATCGTTTGAAGATCAGCTACAGCTGTCCGCTTATCCTGCCATCACATGTGTCACTGGATGTCGCCCGCGAGAAAGCGCGTGGCGCCGGCGCCATCGGTACGACCGGCCGGGGCATCGGTCCGGCATACGAAGACAAGGTATCGCGCCGTGCGCTGAAAGTGGCGGACCTGTTTGTTCGGGAAAAGTTTGCCGCCAAGCTGGGCGAGGTTCTCGACTATCACAACTTCTTGCTGAAGCACTATTTTCGCGCCGAGACTGTCGACTTCGAGCGTACATTGGATGAAGCGATGCAGGCGGCTGAAATCATTCGGCCATTGACAGCAGACGTTACGCAAATCTTGCAGGACCTCGCGGACAGCAACGAAAGTATTTTGTTTGAAGGCGCGCAGGGCAGTTTCCTCGATGTCGATCACGGCACGTACCCGTACGTCACATCGTCCAATACTGTGGCGGCTGCAGCGAGCACGGGTACTGGTGTCGGACCACGACACCTTGATTACATACTCGGTATCGTCAAGGCGTATACGACACGAGTCGGCGCCGGTCCATTCCCCACCGAGTTGTTTGATGCAAACGGCGCGCACCTGGCATCCGTCGGCGCGGAGTTTGGTGCAACCACCGGGCGGCCTCGTCGCTGCGGCTGGTTTGACGCAGTTGCATTGCGTCGTTCGATCATCAACAGCAGCGTGTCAGGATTGTGCATGACCAAACTCGACGTTCTGGACGGTCTGGAAACAATTCGGATTTGTGTCGGCTATGAAATCGATGGTAAGCCGGTCTCCGGTGTACCGCTGATGCTGGATCGCTTCGCCGAGTGCCAGCCGGTGTATGAAGACATGCCGGGTTGGGATGAATCGACGGTCGGTGTTACCGAGTACGAGGCACTGCCCGCAAATGCACGCGCGTACCTGGAACACATCGAAGAGCTGGTGTCGGTTCCGTTGGATATTATTTCGACCGGCCCCGATCGCGAGCAAACGATCGTCAAACGCCATCCGTTCGAGTAG
- a CDS encoding DUF2065 domain-containing protein, with translation MWHDIFTAFALYLILEGMIPFISPGNFRKTVARIAAMGDNNLRMSGLVAMAAGLLLLYIVRS, from the coding sequence ATGTGGCATGACATATTTACAGCGTTCGCCTTGTATCTGATTCTGGAAGGCATGATTCCATTTATTAGCCCCGGAAATTTTCGCAAAACGGTTGCACGTATCGCCGCGATGGGCGACAACAATTTGCGAATGTCCGGTCTTGTAGCAATGGCGGCGGGTTTGTTGCTGTTGTATATCGTTCGATCCTGA